A genomic region of Equus caballus isolate H_3958 breed thoroughbred chromosome 1, TB-T2T, whole genome shotgun sequence contains the following coding sequences:
- the ZNF32 gene encoding zinc finger protein 32 isoform X1: MFGFPAATLLDCHGRYAQNVAFFNVMTEAHQKYDHSDATGSSSWDFQNSFRKEKLEQKSPDSKTLPEDSPGVRQRVYECQECGKSFRQKGSLTLHERIHTGQKPFECTHCGKSFRAKGNLVTHQRIHTGEKPYQCKECGKSFSQRGSLAVHERLHTGQKPYECAICQRSFRNQSNLAVHRRVHSGEKPYRCDQCGKAFSQKGSLIVHIRVHTGLKPYACAQCRKSFHTRGNCLLHGKIHTGETPYLCGQCGKSFTQRGSLAVHQRSCSQRLTL, from the exons ATGTTTGGATTTCCAGCAGCTACCCTGCTGGACTGTCATGGAAGATATGCCCAGAATGTAGCATTTTTCA atgtgatgacagaagcccACCAAAAATATGATCACTCTGATGCCACAGGATCCTCAAGCTGGGATTTCCAGAATTCTTTCAGAAAAGAGAAGCTGGAACAAAAATCCCCAGATTCTAAGACACTACCAGAAGACTCACCTGGAGTGAGACAGAGGGTCTACGAGTGCCAGGAATGTGGAAAATCCTTCAGGCAGAAGGGTAGTCTAACATTACATGAGAGAATCCACACTGGTCAAAAGCCCTTTGAGTGTACCCACTGTGGAAAAAGCTTCAGGGCCAAAGGCAATCTTGTTACACATCAGCGAAtacacacaggagagaagccctatCAGTGCAAGGAGTGTGGGAAAAGCTTTAGTCAACGAGGTAGTCTGGCCGTTCATGAAAGACTCCACACTGGACAGAAACCCTATGAGTGTGCCATTTGTCAGAGAAGCTTCAGGAATCAAAGTAACCTTGCTGTTCATAGAAGAGTTCACAGTGGTGAGAAGCCCTATAGATGTGACCAgtgtggaaaagccttcagtCAGAAAGGCAGCTTAATTGTTCACATCAGAGTCCACACAGGCCTGAAACCCTATGCCTGCGCGCAATGCAGGAAGAGTTTCCACACCAGGGGGAATTGTCTCCTGCATGGCAAAATCCACACAGGAGAGACACCCTATCTGTGTGGCCAATGTGGGAAAAGCTTCACCCAGAGAGGGAGTCTGGCTGTGCACCAGCGAAGCTGCTCACAAAGGCTCACCCTGTGA
- the ZNF32 gene encoding zinc finger protein 32 isoform X2, translated as MTEAHQKYDHSDATGSSSWDFQNSFRKEKLEQKSPDSKTLPEDSPGVRQRVYECQECGKSFRQKGSLTLHERIHTGQKPFECTHCGKSFRAKGNLVTHQRIHTGEKPYQCKECGKSFSQRGSLAVHERLHTGQKPYECAICQRSFRNQSNLAVHRRVHSGEKPYRCDQCGKAFSQKGSLIVHIRVHTGLKPYACAQCRKSFHTRGNCLLHGKIHTGETPYLCGQCGKSFTQRGSLAVHQRSCSQRLTL; from the coding sequence atgacagaagcccACCAAAAATATGATCACTCTGATGCCACAGGATCCTCAAGCTGGGATTTCCAGAATTCTTTCAGAAAAGAGAAGCTGGAACAAAAATCCCCAGATTCTAAGACACTACCAGAAGACTCACCTGGAGTGAGACAGAGGGTCTACGAGTGCCAGGAATGTGGAAAATCCTTCAGGCAGAAGGGTAGTCTAACATTACATGAGAGAATCCACACTGGTCAAAAGCCCTTTGAGTGTACCCACTGTGGAAAAAGCTTCAGGGCCAAAGGCAATCTTGTTACACATCAGCGAAtacacacaggagagaagccctatCAGTGCAAGGAGTGTGGGAAAAGCTTTAGTCAACGAGGTAGTCTGGCCGTTCATGAAAGACTCCACACTGGACAGAAACCCTATGAGTGTGCCATTTGTCAGAGAAGCTTCAGGAATCAAAGTAACCTTGCTGTTCATAGAAGAGTTCACAGTGGTGAGAAGCCCTATAGATGTGACCAgtgtggaaaagccttcagtCAGAAAGGCAGCTTAATTGTTCACATCAGAGTCCACACAGGCCTGAAACCCTATGCCTGCGCGCAATGCAGGAAGAGTTTCCACACCAGGGGGAATTGTCTCCTGCATGGCAAAATCCACACAGGAGAGACACCCTATCTGTGTGGCCAATGTGGGAAAAGCTTCACCCAGAGAGGGAGTCTGGCTGTGCACCAGCGAAGCTGCTCACAAAGGCTCACCCTGTGA